GATATATGATGAGCAAGGCGCCATTATTTTTCCAAGATATGGTCGTATGCAGCAGCGGCACAGGCGGATGCACCAAACAATGCCGCCATCTCAGGACTCTATAGCTCCACCAGCACCCGGAATGCCTCGACACTTAACTAATCCCAGCTCTGAAATCGAGGAAACCGTTATCAACATGGATAATCATCCTGAGATGGAGGATAGCGTCGTTACCTTACCTGAAGGGCAGAGTGTTATTTTGCAAATACGTCCACACCTAGACTTTGCTGATGTGGTAGCGCTGCAACGCAGTAACTTTATAGTGCGCTTGATATTGATTGTGCTTTTCAGTGTGCTGGTATGCCTTTGGCTAAGCCGTACGATGATTCGGCGGATTCGTCATGTACAGAGTACGGTTCGGCAAATGATTGCTGGTAATTATCAGGCTAATCCTGCTATTAATAAGCTTGGCGTCGACGAGTTGGGGCTATTAGCAAAAGATGTGGCGCAGTTATCAACGCGCTTGGTAGATAGTGAGCTGGCACGCAAACAGATGTTAAGTGATATCTCTCATGAGCTGCGTTCACCGCTGGCACGCCTTGAAGTGGCCACTGAGCTGACTCGCGACTTTGCGCCCAATGCCGAGCGTTACCTAGATCGCATCGATAAAGAGTCTGCTCGAATGAATGAGCTGATTGAACAGATTATTCATATCCAGTCGCTACAGATGCAGCAGTATACGCTTGATGATACCGAAAAAGAGCAAGTCAACATCGCTCAAATTATCAGTGAAATTGGACAGGATGTCTGTTTTGAGTTTCAGCATAAAAACGTAAGTTGGGAATGGCAATCGCCTATCGATCAAAGCGCTTGGTCGGTATTTGGCAGTCAAGAGCAGCTGCACAGTGCCTTTGAAAACATCATTCGTAATGCCTTTATGCATACCTTACCCGACTCAGTGGTTAGCGCTAAGATAGCCAAAGTACAGATGGATAATGCGCGACCAGCCATTAAGATTAGCATAGCAGACGAAGGTGAAGGGGTAGCTGAACAGGATTTGGAGCGTATCTTTCAACCCTTCGTTCGCCTTGATTCTGCGCGTCATCGCCAAACTGGGGGTTACGGCTTAGGTTTAGCGATAGTGCATGCTGTAGTTATGGCGCATAAGGGACAAATTACTGCTAAAAATAGAGAGGATGATACTCAAGGATTAATAGTAGAGATTATCTTGCCTAAGTCTTAGTAATAACCTTAGTAATCGAAAAGAGTGCTGAGTCTTAACTACTCAAGAAAAGTGCTATTACTTATTCGGGGCGTATTCTTATAGATATTCAGGATAGACCACAAAGAAAGCTTAAATCCATACATGCTGCTACTGATATCACAGAGTTACAAGTCTAAAATTTGTATGCAATTTTTGACAGTTCTCATAAGTCACCTATGCGGTGGTATCTATTTTATCAAATTTCGTTTGAAGTCATAACTCCTGAAAATCCTATTTAAAGGATTTTCCTTGCGCAGCTAAAATTGGCATACAATTTTTTAACGCTGCTCATAAGTCACCTATGCGGTGATGAAGCGTTAGGCGGTGCAGCTTTGTTTATCGGCACTTTTCTAAGCCACCTACGCGGTGGTGAAGGTCATCTAAGACTAATGGTTTGACAGGTACGTTTTCTAAGCCACCTACGCGGTGGTGAAGTTTTAAACGCATAACGCAATTTGGAATTTAGATTTCTAAGCCACCTACGCGGTGGTGAAGAGATTAGATTGCCGCAAGACCCCGGGCAAGCATTTCTAAGCCACCTACGCGGTGGTGAAGTGAATAGAGAATCCTGCAATCTCATTGATATATTTCTAAGCCACCTACGCGGTGGTGAAGACTCCTACAGGTGGTTGGGTTCGCATTCGATATTTCTAAGCCACCTACGCGGTGGTGAAGTTGATAACTTTGCTAAAACTATGGCGCATGTTTTTCTAAGCCACCTACGCGGTGGTGAAGAGTGCTTTCGTTCTTGCTAGATAGCGAATATCTTTCTAAGCCACCTACGCGGTGGTGAAGCGTAGACAGAGTAAGTGACGGCTGCTAGATCATTTCTAAGCCACCTACGCGGTGGTGAAGGAGTACTAATACCCATTAACTCATCAAATATATTTCTAAGCCACCTACGCGGTGGTGAAGTACGCTCATCGTTCAGTACAGACGGAAACCAATTTCTAAGTCACCTATGCGGTGATGAAGCTTGAAATTCGACGCTAAAATCATCAGACATTTTTCTAAGTCACCTATGCGGTGATGAAGTAGTCGGTATCCAATTGATCATATTGACGATATTTCTAAGTCACCTATGCGGTGATGAAGGGTGAGGTGATTGTACCTGTTTTTGATTTGTTTTTCTAAGTCACCTATGCGGTGATGAAGTTGGTGACTCTATGACTGAGGGCACTAAGGGCTTTCTAAGTCACCTATGCGGTGATGAAGATATTGCGCATTTGGGCACCGACTTGCTGAAATTTCTAAGTCACCTATGCGGTGATGAAGAACATCAACAGTGCAGTTTTTAAGCTGCAAATTTTCTAAGTCACCTATGCGGTGATGAAGGAGTCATGCCAATCTGTACTATTCGACCATCGTTTCTAAGTCACCTATGCGGTGATGAAGGAGCCAGTGACTGAAATCATACCGGCTTACACTTTCTAAGTCACCTATGCGGTGATGAAGTCGATGATGTCTTGTGCAAGCGCCACTGTCATATTTCTAAGTCACCTATGCGGTGATGAAGGACCCATAGCATGCCTTGACTTAAATCTTGCGTTTCTAAGTCACCTATGCGGTGATGAAGCACATTAGTCGCTTTATGTTTGGCGTGATTTTTTTCTAAGTCACCTATGCGGTGATGAAGAGGCAGCGCAGAAAAGGTAAAAATGCGTTTATTTTCTAAGTCACCTATGCGGTGATGAAGCCGGCTTAGAGATGGTCAACACCTTACGCAGTTTTCTAAGTCACCTATGCGGTGATGAAGCGGTCAGGCACTTGCACCGCTTGTTGTATCTTTTTCTAAGTCACCTATGCGGTGATGAAGAGTACAGCGGCGACTTATTCGCCCGACAATGGTTTCTAAGTCACCTATGCGGTGATGAAGTTGGCATAAATGTCCAAACGCACTTGTAGATATTTCTAAGTCACCTATGCGGTGATGAAGAACATAGTGCTGGTTTTGTACTTGCGGTAGTTTTTCTAAGTCACCTATGCGGTGATGAAGTAGTCTTATCACCAACTGTTACGCTTCCTGATTTTCTAAGTCACCTATGCGGTGATGAAGTATTATTATTAACCCTATTGCTACCGCGTCTTTTTCTAAGTCACCTATGCGGTGATGAAGCATCAGCAGCGGCAATAGCAACAGTGTCATGATTTCTAAGTCACCTATGCGGTGATGAAGACCCGTCACATAGCGCTTGATTAGCTCAGACATTTCTAAGTCACCTATGCGGTGATGAAGGCCTAAGACTGCTATTGACTGGCAATGCTGGCTTTCTAAGTCACCTATGCGGTGATGAAGCGAGTATGCAAAAAGTCGGTTATGCGCTTATTTTTCTAAGTCACCTATGCGGTGATGAAGGAAGCAGCCGCAGCATTGCCTGCTGAGAATCCTTTCTAAGTCACCTATGCGGTGATGAAGTTTGTACTTGCGGTAGCTGAATGGGAGTGCTTTTTCTAAGTCACCTATGCGGTGATGAAGCAAGGGGTCTGCAAGGTGAAAGAGGTTTTAGCTTTCTAAGTCACCTATGCGGTGATGAAGTCTCTGACCATACGCGCACAATTACCCATTTGTTTCTAAGTCACCTATGCGGTGATGAAGCTTCTATGCTTCGTGAAGCAACCGGCGGACTGTTTCTAAGTCACCTATGCGGTGATGAAGAGCCTTGGCTGACGCCAATAAGCTTATCTTCGTTTCTAAGTCACCTATGCGGTGATGAAGAAAAATGGGCGGGGGGAGTCATTTTAATTTCTTTTCTAAGTCACCTATGCGGTGATGAAGCAGTGACATCATCCAGTGTTTTCTCTGAGTCGTTTCTAAGTCACCTATGCGGTGATGAAGGCGTTTTGGGTAGTTTTTTCGACACCTTTTATTTTCTAAGTCACCTATGCGGTGATGAAGATCACTAATGATGGTATTACCGGGCATGAATGTTTCTAAGTCACCTATGCGGTGATGAAGCGCGTTATGTGACTGAAACTATACCAGCTGAATTTCTAAGTCACCTATGCGGTGATGAAGAGTGTCGAAGTGCAAGGGCTTGAAGAGCTTGATTTCTAAGTCACCTATGCGGTGATGAAGCAATAGGTCAACTTGAGATCGGACGGTGTTTATTTCTAAGTCACCTATGCGGTGATGAAGTAAACGTTTCGGCTGTCGTCTATTGACTTTGTTTTCTAAGTCACCTATGCGGTGATGAAGTAACAGCGCCGGCATTTTCTGACTCGATAACATTTCTAAGTCACCTATGCGGTGATGAAGAAGGCTCAATCGATGCATATAGGGTTTTAACATTTCTAAGTCACCTATGCGGTGATGAAGAGGAATTATAACTCAAAAAAATCAATTACGACAAGGGTTAGAAGGCAAAATACCCTATTTTACCCTCCATTTTTACCCCTGTCGTAACTGGTTGATTTTATTACAAGTTTTTAAACAGCTCAAAAAAAGGGTTTTTTGCCCAGTTTTTGGGTCATTCGTCATGACTATTTTAGTGGCTTACCAATGTGGTACGGTAACCGTATCTGCCGCATTGTTGATGCCATAACTATTAAACGACCCTTTGACCTCGTTATCTACCATCTCTTGAATAATAGATAAGGTGTAAGGCTGATTATTGCTGATGCTTCTTAAGTTGATATACGGATAGGGTTTATTATCCTGCTTGTGTTTGGCGCAGTGTATCAGCGCCGCCTCCAAAGCAATGCCTTTGTGCTCAGCGAACGCTTCAGCTTGCTTGAGCACGTTTTTATGACGGTAGCGTCTGACTACGACGTGCCCTTTGGCTTTGTCACCAACTCCATTGATGCGCTTCACATGCGCGTAGTCGGTTAATCGCTCTAACCATTTATCGAGATTTAAAGTTTCTAAGTCTTTTTGGTTTTGGGCAAAGACACGCAATTTTAACCCCAGCTTGGATGATTTGCCCTTGTCATCATAATGATAATCAGGGAAGCTGACACCGATAGAATCGATACCGTGCTCGTTTTTCATCTCCGCTAATGCAATATGCAATTGGGTAAATAGCTTACTCCAAATGAAGTAAGGCGCAATCTCAGGGTCGGGGATGATTGTTATTTCTTGATAATGGGTCAAGCTTGTTGTTGAGTCCGTCATGACTTACTCCTTGCCGCTGGCACCGAACACGCCGCCACGGATAAGTACGCCCATCACATAATGCTGCTGGTTGACGTCTGGCGCATCACCTTTTAATACCCAATTATCAAATAGGCTGTAAAAGTCCATTTTATCTTTAGGCTGGCGGAACGCTGTGCCCAATGTCGTCACTGCGCCATAAGGTTCGATAGCGATAGGGAACTCAGCATCAGGATACCAGTCATCGATAGTGCGAATGGCATTGCTCACCTTTTGTGAGTGCATGCCTGCATTGTCCTCAGAGCCTTTTCTATCACTGACACGATATAACACTTTGCTCTTTTTACTACCGGTATCAAGGATCAGTTCCTGTGAAGGATAGACCTCTTGACCATAGCCGATGATAGCTTGCGCCTCCACATATAAAATGATGAACTCATCACCATTTAAACCTGCTTTGATCCAGTCGGCAACTTGCTTAACTGTAGCGTCAGCACTGTCAAAGTTTTTCAGACTATAAGTCTTTGCTTCATCTACAGTAATAGTTTGGTCATTACACTTAACCGTTACTTTGATACTCTCGGTACCGACGCGATTGCGCCATAACCAACGCGCATTGAGAATATTAATAGCATAACGGCGAGCTAATTCATCTAATCCCTGATTATCGATATAGTCGGCAACGACTTGTTCCAAGGCTTGCTGGTAATCTTGGTCATTACAGACATTCGGCTTACCTGTAAAAGGCAAGACTTTAAGGCTAAAACGAGCGATTAAAGTATCATTATTTTCATCCAACGACGCCGAATCTACTTTTTGCAAATTGGCTTTTTCGGTCTCCGCGTCCAGTTTGGCGGGATCATTGGTAATGGCATTTTTTAAGCGATTACTGATTGTACCGCGTACGGATTTTTCTTTGATAACGACGGGGAATGCGGTTTTATTCTCGCCACTTTCTTGACTATCCGTTTGCCAAAGGTAAGCATCTGATACGTCTAGATTGCGCTCAAAAGCTAGAACAGAAGCGGTTTTTAGGGCTGTTTTTGACATGTGATTCTCCATGAATATAAGAAATGAACAGTTAAATGGAACGGGTTTTTGATTGTTTGAAATTTTTAAAATAGGACGAAAATAAATTTAAAATTTCTGATTCTGCGTCACTAAGTATAGTGATTCCTCATTATCGTAATATTGATACCAAAGGGCATCGGCTAAGTCATTAATGCGATGCGGAAATACCCATTTACCAAGGCTATAGATCGCTTCAACATATTGGCTTGGATATTCAGGATTGCGCACGTTTTGCATTATCCCAGCGTCATAAATCTCGGATATACCTTGGAAGCCTACAGGAATAGGAACGAGCCAACCTCTGCCTTGTTTAGATGATTTTGTCTGCCAATCAGTCAAGCCTTGCGCATTATCGATAGGTTCATGTGTCATGGTAGCGGTGCTTATTAGCGCATCCATTGCAGTAGCTTCAGGGTTTTGTTGTTGTAATTGTTCAGTGATACTGGTTAAATCTTTTGGAGCATTCATTAGAATAAAGGCAGGAAGTAACGCTTTACTAAAATTATTAATGTCCTCGGCTGGCACGTAATTAACAGGATCAAAACGATCTAAACTAAGTACGCTACCACCTGCCATACGCTGTTGTTGGATCTTAAATCTGACAGTTTGTAGTAACTTGGTAATTTGATCGTCTTCTAGCATAAAATCATTAGCGTACACCCCAATGACTAAAGAGACTCGTAGATGACAGCGCCCTTCTTCATTAATTGACGCCGTTTTGCCAGATTTAAGGATAGGGTTACGTGTTTGGTTAAAGGTGTAGTCTTTATAACTCGCTTCACGATAGGTTTGCGGTTGACAATCAAAGCAGGCAATGAGTACGCCATCGAGACTAATATCCTCTAATCCATCAACTGTAGCAATCTTACGGCTGAGTGCGTGAATAGCGCCAGTAAATCCAGTGATCGCTGGAAATCCATAGGTGATAGGGCTGGATACGGCGTTGGCATTTTGGATGCGAATGTTTTTGATCATCACGTAGCCCACTAAGTCTTTGTCTGAA
This sequence is a window from Psychrobacter jeotgali. Protein-coding genes within it:
- a CDS encoding sensor histidine kinase gives rise to the protein MNASIKKPLIKPRLTLFWRLFLSLLLTILFTVIASVVVERWLNERALSARMDAQIEQLLIKREALTTALEAGDFATVRQLYQQDRRFMNQIRIYDEQGAIIFPRYGRMQQRHRRMHQTMPPSQDSIAPPAPGMPRHLTNPSSEIEETVINMDNHPEMEDSVVTLPEGQSVILQIRPHLDFADVVALQRSNFIVRLILIVLFSVLVCLWLSRTMIRRIRHVQSTVRQMIAGNYQANPAINKLGVDELGLLAKDVAQLSTRLVDSELARKQMLSDISHELRSPLARLEVATELTRDFAPNAERYLDRIDKESARMNELIEQIIHIQSLQMQQYTLDDTEKEQVNIAQIISEIGQDVCFEFQHKNVSWEWQSPIDQSAWSVFGSQEQLHSAFENIIRNAFMHTLPDSVVSAKIAKVQMDNARPAIKISIADEGEGVAEQDLERIFQPFVRLDSARHRQTGGYGLGLAIVHAVVMAHKGQITAKNREDDTQGLIVEIILPKS
- the cas6f gene encoding type I-F CRISPR-associated endoribonuclease Cas6/Csy4, yielding MTDSTTSLTHYQEITIIPDPEIAPYFIWSKLFTQLHIALAEMKNEHGIDSIGVSFPDYHYDDKGKSSKLGLKLRVFAQNQKDLETLNLDKWLERLTDYAHVKRINGVGDKAKGHVVVRRYRHKNVLKQAEAFAEHKGIALEAALIHCAKHKQDNKPYPYINLRSISNNQPYTLSIIQEMVDNEVKGSFNSYGINNAADTVTVPHW
- the csy3 gene encoding type I-F CRISPR-associated protein Csy3; amino-acid sequence: MSKTALKTASVLAFERNLDVSDAYLWQTDSQESGENKTAFPVVIKEKSVRGTISNRLKNAITNDPAKLDAETEKANLQKVDSASLDENNDTLIARFSLKVLPFTGKPNVCNDQDYQQALEQVVADYIDNQGLDELARRYAINILNARWLWRNRVGTESIKVTVKCNDQTITVDEAKTYSLKNFDSADATVKQVADWIKAGLNGDEFIILYVEAQAIIGYGQEVYPSQELILDTGSKKSKVLYRVSDRKGSEDNAGMHSQKVSNAIRTIDDWYPDAEFPIAIEPYGAVTTLGTAFRQPKDKMDFYSLFDNWVLKGDAPDVNQQHYVMGVLIRGGVFGASGKE
- the csy2 gene encoding type I-F CRISPR-associated protein Csy2, with product MSFIYSDKDLVGYVMIKNIRIQNANAVSSPITYGFPAITGFTGAIHALSRKIATVDGLEDISLDGVLIACFDCQPQTYREASYKDYTFNQTRNPILKSGKTASINEEGRCHLRVSLVIGVYANDFMLEDDQITKLLQTVRFKIQQQRMAGGSVLSLDRFDPVNYVPAEDINNFSKALLPAFILMNAPKDLTSITEQLQQQNPEATAMDALISTATMTHEPIDNAQGLTDWQTKSSKQGRGWLVPIPVGFQGISEIYDAGIMQNVRNPEYPSQYVEAIYSLGKWVFPHRINDLADALWYQYYDNEESLYLVTQNQKF